One Aphidius gifuensis isolate YNYX2018 linkage group LG5, ASM1490517v1, whole genome shotgun sequence genomic region harbors:
- the LOC122856511 gene encoding odorant receptor 13a-like: MKKNNKIERHVSLRMTRLFMKFIGMWYPKNSRDSSLSNLIIIYTIIAQVIGLIIMLIDIYYIRSDLRAIAFNLPVTITIIQELIKMTKFLCNIKDVQRLNEFTEKNFWKLNYDKAELKILEKCNQRCILSCEHDKYNRSSRQLPFNMYFKFAELTPYYELCYFIQSAATIGVTVCTTAFISHLFTLNIYAAGQFQILQRKMTMSHCQNENKEPNSLQVATSSFDNLKICIKQHQMLIKYINMIENLYNPITFILALGAVCTICLTGFQLVVGVDMTFHRTALSFEFFVASVIMLFMACYCCQAIIIESLAVGDAAYAATWYTPDVKDQKAYKQALMFIMLRSKKNCIITVGKLAPMSIEIFTVVFNKSMSFFTVLRRTLEE, from the exons atgaaaaaaaataataaaattgaacgACATGTATCGTTGAGAATGACAcgtttatttatgaaatttattggTATGTGGTATCCAAAAAATTCACGtgattcatcattatcaaatttaataataatctacaCAATAATTGCACAAGTTATTGGCCTGATTATAATGCTGATTGATATATACTACATAAGAAGTGATTTACGT gcaATTGCATTTAATTTACCAGTTACAATAACAATCATtcaagaattaataaaaatgacaaaatttttgtGTAATATTAAAGATGTACAAAGACTAAATGaatttactgaaaaaaatttttggaaattaaattatgataaagcagaattgaaaatacttgaaaaatgtaATCAACGTTGTATATTATCATGtg aacaTGACAAGTACAATAGAAGTAGTCGACAACTTCcatttaatatgtattttaaattcgCTGAATTGACACCTTATTATGAGCTGTGTTATTTTATTCag tctgCAGCAACAATTGGTGTGACAGTTTGTACAACAGCATTTATATCACATTTATttacattgaatatatatgCAGCTggacaatttcaaatattacaaCGAAAAATGACAATGTCACATTGTCAAAATGAAAACAAAGAGCCAAATAGTCTTCAAGTAGCCACAAGTTcatttgacaatttaaaaatatgtataaaacaGCATCAAATGTTGatcaagtatataaatatgattgaaaatttatacaatcCAATAACATTTATTCTTGCACTTGGTGCTGTATGTACAATATGTTTGACAGGTTTTCAATTAGTCGTT ggAGTTGACATGACATTTCATCGAACAGCACttagttttgaattttttgttgcaTCAGTTATTATGTTGTTCATGGCATGTTATTGTTGTCaagcaataataattgaaagcTTGGCTGTTGGTGATGCAGCATATGCTGCAACTTGGTACACACCAGATGTTAAAGATCAAAAAGCTTACAAACAAGCATTGATGTTTATTATGTTaagatctaaaaaaaattgtattattactGTTGGAAAATTAGCTCCAATGTCTATAGAAATATTCACAGTg gtTTTCAATAAATCAATGTCATTTTTTACGGTATTAAGAAGAACATTGgaagaataa